A window of the Deinococcus gobiensis I-0 genome harbors these coding sequences:
- a CDS encoding Glu/Leu/Phe/Val dehydrogenase family protein, whose product MLIFDDMQARGHEAVSLLHHAPSGLRAVLAIHSAVLGPAIAGVRLREQDEELAVRGALALSESLTLKAALAGLNHGGGACVLLMPPGGVEDPHAREALFRALGRQVRPLHTRVVLTGDVGVTAADIAFVAQETPGTLNMAPGEATGTFAESGAAGTGSVTGYGVYRGMKAAARYALGSESLRGVRVAVLGAGAVGRALATQLHREGARLTVADERPERAQALAGEVGGVAVPAGDLLDTPCDILAPCGYGHSIRSADVPRLQCRLIAGGEHHPLTRRGEAAVKEAGIVYMPDFAINAAGLIAAATGLGAAQAAERVYHTVGRITAVAEQTGKAPHLVARRMAERRIELIGNLGPA is encoded by the coding sequence ATGCTGATCTTCGACGACATGCAGGCGCGCGGCCACGAGGCCGTGTCCCTGCTCCACCACGCCCCCAGCGGCCTGCGGGCCGTGCTGGCGATCCATTCGGCGGTTCTGGGACCGGCCATCGCGGGCGTGCGCCTGCGCGAGCAGGACGAGGAACTCGCGGTGCGCGGCGCGCTGGCCCTCTCGGAGAGCCTGACCCTCAAGGCGGCGCTCGCGGGCCTGAACCACGGCGGCGGGGCCTGCGTGCTGCTCATGCCGCCCGGCGGCGTGGAGGACCCGCACGCCCGCGAGGCGCTGTTCCGGGCGCTGGGACGTCAGGTCCGGCCCCTGCACACGCGGGTGGTCCTGACCGGCGACGTGGGGGTCACGGCGGCCGACATCGCCTTCGTGGCGCAGGAGACGCCCGGCACCCTGAACATGGCCCCGGGCGAGGCCACGGGCACGTTCGCGGAGTCGGGGGCGGCCGGAACCGGCAGCGTGACCGGCTACGGCGTCTACCGGGGCATGAAGGCGGCGGCCCGCTACGCCCTGGGCAGCGAGAGCCTGCGCGGGGTACGGGTCGCCGTACTGGGGGCGGGCGCGGTGGGCCGGGCGCTGGCCACGCAGCTGCACCGCGAGGGCGCGCGCCTGACCGTCGCCGACGAGCGGCCGGAGCGGGCGCAGGCGCTGGCCGGCGAGGTCGGCGGGGTGGCGGTGCCGGCGGGGGACCTGCTGGACACGCCCTGCGACATCCTGGCGCCCTGCGGCTACGGGCACAGCATCCGCAGCGCCGACGTGCCCCGGTTACAGTGTCGCCTGATCGCGGGCGGCGAACATCATCCGCTGACCCGCCGGGGCGAGGCAGCAGTCAAGGAGGCGGGAATCGTGTATATGCCAGATTTTGCCATCAACGCGGCGGGCCTGATCGCCGCAGCCACCGGTCTGGGCGCGGCGCAGGCGGCCGAGCGCGTCTATCACACCGTGGGCCGAATCACGGCGGTCGCCGAACAGACCGGCAAGGCCCCGCACCTCGTGGCGCGGCGCATGGCCGAGCGCCGCATCGAGCTCATCGGCAACCTGGGGCCGGCGTGA
- the udk gene encoding uridine kinase, translated as MSAHQAAAFVIGVAGGSGSGKTTVTRRVIETVGSEGVAVLNQDNYYRDQSDMAFAARLKTNYDHPAAFDWKLLREHIDALLAGVPIEMPEYDFTQHTRSAHTTRVLPGRVVVLEGFFALYDEELRDRMHLKVFVDADADVRFIRRLLRDTQERGRTPESVIEQYLDFVRPMHLSFVEPTKRYADVIIPHGGMNEPALDMLAARIQATV; from the coding sequence GTGAGCGCCCACCAGGCGGCCGCCTTCGTAATCGGCGTGGCTGGCGGCTCGGGCAGCGGCAAGACCACCGTCACCCGGCGCGTCATCGAGACGGTAGGCAGTGAGGGCGTGGCCGTCCTGAACCAGGACAACTACTACCGCGACCAGTCGGACATGGCCTTCGCCGCGCGGCTCAAGACCAACTACGACCACCCGGCGGCCTTCGACTGGAAGCTGCTGCGCGAGCACATCGACGCGCTGCTGGCCGGGGTGCCCATCGAGATGCCCGAATACGACTTTACCCAGCACACCCGCTCGGCGCACACGACCCGCGTGCTGCCGGGGCGCGTGGTTGTGCTGGAGGGTTTCTTCGCGCTGTACGACGAGGAACTGCGCGACCGCATGCACCTCAAGGTCTTCGTGGACGCCGACGCCGACGTGCGGTTCATCCGGCGGCTGCTGCGCGACACGCAGGAGCGTGGGCGCACGCCCGAGAGCGTCATCGAGCAGTATCTGGACTTCGTGCGCCCCATGCACCTGAGCTTCGTCGAACCGACCAAGCGCTACGCCGACGTGATCATTCCGCACGGCGGCATGAACGAGCCGGCCCTGGATATGCTCGCCGCGCGCATCCAGGCGACGGTCTGA